One Patescibacteria group bacterium genomic window, GGCCACGACGCTTGCCGGTGCATTAACATACCATTGGAGGAATCAGATACATTTTATGACCCAGACCAGCCACGCGACGACCACGGAATGTGGGCGGCGGGTAGAAGTATCGGGGGAAGCACGGCTAAAATATCTTATGCAAAAGGCGCAAAGGACAAAGAATACGATGTATACCGAAGAACAGAAACAATAAAAACAACGGATAAACAATTAGGAAATATTCGAGCGGAACTTAACGATGATATTCGCTCGGCTGTGGATAAACAAGAAATCGAAATTGATACGTATGCCAGATTGAAATCTGATAGGGCTGGAACATATACATCAGGTACATTTAATAAAGATAAAAAAGCAAGAATTCAACTTAATAAAAAAAATTATAACGAACAAGAGGCAGCGTGGGCGCTAGATCATGAATACGGGCACCATATTACATTCACCGCTCCGGAAAAACTACGGGGCAAGAATGGATGGGATGTTGCGGACATTCATAGAATAACAGGCGAGGGTGTTACCGAATACGCGCGCATTTCATGGGACGAGAATTTTGCGGAATCATTTGCAGCATATCGCAACAATCCTAAAATGTTAAAGAAAAAAGCACCTAAGATGTATGCGTTTATGAAGGAGGTTGTCTTCAAATGATTTATATTATTACAAAAGACAATAAAGAAATTGGAACTATTGATGAGTCGTTGAAAATTATTAAAGGAGAAGAAGCAATAAAAAATATATTGCAAAATACAAAATATATTAACGGAATAAAAGAGGAAGATGCTTTTATAACGAATATATCAGATATAAAAACAATCAATTCATTTTTAGATACCGCTATTCGTATGGGATATGATTATACGGAGGAGAGCGATGCAGTATAGTTTACACGGAGCCGTCGAATGCGCCGAGGTCAACGACGACCGCGAAGTCGAAATTCAAATCGCCCCCGTCGGCAAGTGGAAGCACCCGACGTATGGCGATATCGAAATCACCGAGGACCATTGCAAGCAGGCTGCAGATTACTTCTCGACCGTCGGCGCGGAAGTGCAGATGAACTACGAGCACCAGCGCGGAGCTGCGAGTGGATGGATAAAACGTCTGACGCATAAGGCCGGCAAAGGTCTATTCGGCCTCGTTAAGTTCACAAAGAAATGCGCGGAGATGGTTCGCGACGGAGAATACAAGTATATCTCACCAGAAC contains:
- a CDS encoding phage protease codes for the protein MQYSLHGAVECAEVNDDREVEIQIAPVGKWKHPTYGDIEITEDHCKQAADYFSTVGAEVQMNYEHQRGAASGWIKRLTHKAGKGLFGLVKFTKKCAEMVRDGEYKYISPELIFNGKDKKSGSPVPVRVYGAAVTNTPYFDGMQPLSNFGESREPAWYFTETQVDCQTPEAGKEKNVMDKETLEKMGIVIKGEEKPEEALLQAFTEQKKRNSI